From the Leucobacter tenebrionis genome, one window contains:
- a CDS encoding ABC transporter substrate-binding protein, whose protein sequence is MKKKTLAAAGIVAALALTGCSGGSEGGSTELNVYAWADEIPQSVFDAFTEETGIKVNVDSFDSNETMISKLAAGNSGYDIIEPSQYAVQQLVGQELIEPLDKEKIEGIDNIASTFADPTYDPGLEYSVPWVWGTTGLLYNSECTGGEEITSWKSLFDPKWDGKVNMLDNMLAAYIAGLQVNGFDADSTDEQEIAKATESLIEQKKMLAGYNSTNYGELVANGDVCISEAWGGTSTAKIVEDNENVHYVIPEEGGSLWVDGLAIAKGAPNQEAAYEFINFLLRPEIAAMATNDGGLASANQAAQEHVTDQGLLANAAVYASEEQVANADFIVDPGAAMKFYQDGWTRVKAS, encoded by the coding sequence ATGAAGAAGAAGACTCTCGCAGCCGCCGGCATCGTCGCCGCGCTGGCGCTCACCGGTTGCAGCGGCGGCTCGGAGGGCGGCTCCACCGAACTCAACGTCTACGCCTGGGCAGACGAGATTCCGCAGAGCGTGTTCGACGCCTTCACGGAGGAGACCGGCATCAAGGTCAACGTCGACAGCTTTGACAGCAACGAAACCATGATCTCGAAGCTCGCGGCGGGCAACTCGGGCTACGACATCATCGAGCCGAGCCAGTACGCCGTGCAGCAGCTCGTGGGCCAGGAACTGATCGAACCGCTCGACAAGGAGAAGATCGAGGGCATCGACAACATCGCGTCGACGTTCGCCGATCCCACCTACGACCCCGGTCTCGAGTACTCGGTGCCGTGGGTATGGGGCACCACCGGACTGCTGTACAACTCGGAGTGCACCGGCGGCGAGGAGATCACGAGCTGGAAGTCGCTCTTCGATCCCAAGTGGGACGGCAAGGTGAACATGCTCGATAACATGCTCGCCGCCTACATCGCCGGTCTGCAGGTCAACGGTTTCGACGCCGATAGCACGGACGAGCAGGAGATCGCCAAGGCCACGGAATCGCTCATCGAGCAGAAGAAGATGCTCGCGGGGTACAACTCCACCAACTACGGCGAGCTCGTCGCGAACGGCGACGTCTGCATCTCCGAGGCCTGGGGCGGCACCAGCACGGCGAAGATCGTCGAGGACAACGAGAACGTGCACTACGTGATCCCCGAGGAGGGCGGCAGCCTCTGGGTCGACGGCCTCGCGATCGCGAAGGGCGCTCCGAACCAGGAGGCCGCGTACGAGTTCATCAACTTCCTGCTGCGCCCCGAGATCGCTGCGATGGCGACGAACGACGGCGGTCTCGCGAGTGCGAACCAGGCCGCCCAGGAGCACGTGACGGACCAGGGCCTCCTCGCGAACGCGGCCGTCTACGCCTCGGAGGAGCAGGTGGCCAACGCCGACTTCATCGTCGACCCCGGTGCCGCGATGAAGTTCTACCAGGACGGCTGGACCCGGGTGAAGGCCTCCTGA
- a CDS encoding ABC transporter permease produces the protein MDRIVNGIARAVFVFLYLPIAAVIVYSFNAAGTNTRFEGLTLQWYVDLFQDGALMQTLRTSAVVAVLAATVATVVGIMFALGMARYRGRGKGGLLALIALPLVVPEIVLGVALLSVFSATKIPLGILTLVLGHLIVSLPLATLVLMSSAAMLDPSLPEAATDLGCTPWQTFTRVYFPLLRPAVVAAWLLSFTTSFSNIVMSTFLSGVGSTTLPLRIYSSLKTGLTPSINALGALLILLTLVIVLAVGVTQMRRILVDSRS, from the coding sequence GTGGACCGAATCGTGAACGGCATCGCCCGCGCCGTCTTCGTCTTCCTCTACCTGCCCATCGCCGCCGTGATCGTCTACTCGTTCAACGCCGCGGGCACGAACACCCGCTTCGAGGGGCTCACCCTGCAGTGGTACGTCGACCTGTTCCAGGACGGAGCGCTCATGCAGACGCTCCGCACCAGCGCGGTCGTGGCCGTTCTGGCGGCGACCGTGGCGACCGTCGTCGGGATCATGTTCGCCCTCGGCATGGCGCGCTACCGTGGCCGCGGCAAGGGCGGCCTGCTCGCGCTCATCGCGCTGCCCCTCGTCGTGCCCGAGATCGTGCTCGGCGTGGCACTGCTGAGCGTGTTCAGCGCGACGAAGATCCCGCTCGGCATTCTGACGCTCGTGCTCGGCCACCTCATCGTCTCGCTGCCCCTTGCGACGCTCGTGCTCATGAGCTCCGCCGCCATGCTCGACCCGAGCCTGCCCGAGGCCGCGACGGACCTCGGGTGCACCCCCTGGCAGACCTTCACCCGCGTCTACTTCCCGCTGCTGAGGCCCGCGGTCGTCGCGGCTTGGCTGCTGAGCTTCACGACGTCGTTCAGCAACATCGTGATGTCGACCTTCCTCAGCGGAGTCGGATCCACCACCCTGCCGCTGCGGATCTACTCGAGCCTGAAGACGGGCCTCACCCCGAGCATCAACGCGCTCGGCGCCCTGCTGATCCTGCTCACCCTCGTGATCGTGCTCGCCGTCGGTGTGACCCAGATGCGTCGCATCCTCGTCGACTCGCGCTCGTAA